TGGGCCTCATCCTCCGTGAAGGCGTACGGGGTGGTCAGCAGGTCCATCTCATGGGCCAGGCGGATCATCTCCACCTCTTTGTCATAGCCCAGGCCGGTCGCTTCCATATTGGCGCGCATCTTCCCGTCGAACAGGCCGACGGTGGGGAAGTTCTGGACGCCGGAGAAGCCCATTTCCTTCACCTGCTTCAGGAAGAGCGGCATAAGGCGGAATGGATCGGTGGCGTTGACGCCGGCCAGCACCGGCGTGTGCTTGACCACCGGCAGGACCTCGCCGGCCATCTCCATGACGATCTGGTTGGCATCGCCGTAGGCGAACAGCCCGGTGATGGAAACGCGGCCGGCCATCCGATAGCGGCCGGTGTTGTAAATGATGATGAGGTCAATCCCGCCGGCCTCCTCGCATTTGGCCGAAATCCCTGTCCCCGCGCCGCCGCCAATGATAGGGATGCCGGCCTCCGCCTTGGCATACAGCTTCTTCAAAATCTCACTGCGTGGAATGGCCATAGCTTTATGCCTCCTTCTTGCTGTGCTGTTTCAGCAGTTCGAGCAGTGTCTCGGCCACCTTGCCGGAGAACTCCGGGTCGTTGATGTTGTGGTCCATCATAATCACCGGGATATCTGGGCGCAGGTTGCGCTTGAGAGCATCAATGAACGCCTGGTCCGCCTCGGGCCACCAGAAGGGTTTGTCGGGCGCGTCCAGCTCCGACCATCCCTTGGTGGGGATAAGCACCACTACCGGGCCTTTGGCGGCGTTGAGCTTTTCGGCGAAAATCTCTCCCATGCGCGCGTTCTCTTCAGGAGTGGTACGCATCAAGGTGACGTTGGGGTTCCAGCGGTAGAAGAGGCGGTCCTTGTACTTTTCCGGCACCGTTTCCGGCGCCCAGAAGTTGCACATGTCCAGACAGCCCGGCACGACGACCTGGGGGATGCCGGCTTTTGCGGCGGCCTCCAGCCGGGTAGGGCCGGCGCTCAACACGCCCCCGCAAATCTCATCCGCCCATTCGGTGGTGGTGATGTCCATCACGCCGGCGATAAAGCCGCTCTCAATCAGCATCTCCATGGTCTTCCCGCCAGTGCCTGTGGCATGGAAGACCAACACCTCATAGCCATTGGCCTCCATAATCTGGCGGGCATGATTCACCGCCCGGGTGGTGTTGCCAAACATGGTGGCGGCGACGAGGGGCTTCTCTTCCGCCGGTTTCTCGACCTCGCTCATGACCATGCCGCAGATGGCGCCGGCGGCATAGGAGAAGACCATGCGGCTGATGCGGTTCAGGCCGGCCACATCCACCACCGTGGGCATCATCACAATATCCGAAGTGCCCACGTACGGGCTGGTGTCGCCGGACGCCAGGGTGGTGACCATGAGTTTCGGCACGCCTACGGGCAGGGCGCGCATGCCGCTGGTAGCGATGACCGTGCCGGCACCCCCGCCCATGGAGATCACCCCGTCGAACTTGCCCTCGTCATACAGCTTGCGCAGGACATGGGGGATGCCGCGCGCCATGACATGCATGGCCTCGCCGCGGTCGCGTTTGGCGATCAGGTCCTCCAGTTTGGCACCGCCGGCCTCGGCCACCACGGAAGCATCCACATCGGGGGTAAAGGCCGGCTCTCCCAGCACCCCGACGTTGATGACAAATGTCCTGC
The nucleotide sequence above comes from Anaerolineae bacterium. Encoded proteins:
- a CDS encoding phosphoenolpyruvate hydrolase family protein, coding for MAIPRSEILKKLYAKAEAGIPIIGGGAGTGISAKCEEAGGIDLIIIYNTGRYRMAGRVSITGLFAYGDANQIVMEMAGEVLPVVKHTPVLAGVNATDPFRLMPLFLKQVKEMGFSGVQNFPTVGLFDGKMRANMEATGLGYDKEVEMIRLAHEMDLLTTPYAFTEDEAQAMVKAGADIIVAHVGLTTGGTIGAAAAMTMDEAIDTVMRIADAARKIRKDVLVLCHGGPFDEPENVAKALERMPGINGFYGASSVERLPVERAIKEQVQKFTQMKVAPFKP
- a CDS encoding Tm-1-like ATP-binding domain-containing protein — its product is MTKTVAIIGALDTKGAEFAFLKSEIEKRGCRTFVINVGVLGEPAFTPDVDASVVAEAGGAKLEDLIAKRDRGEAMHVMARGIPHVLRKLYDEGKFDGVISMGGGAGTVIATSGMRALPVGVPKLMVTTLASGDTSPYVGTSDIVMMPTVVDVAGLNRISRMVFSYAAGAICGMVMSEVEKPAEEKPLVAATMFGNTTRAVNHARQIMEANGYEVLVFHATGTGGKTMEMLIESGFIAGVMDITTTEWADEICGGVLSAGPTRLEAAAKAGIPQVVVPGCLDMCNFWAPETVPEKYKDRLFYRWNPNVTLMRTTPEENARMGEIFAEKLNAAKGPVVVLIPTKGWSELDAPDKPFWWPEADQAFIDALKRNLRPDIPVIMMDHNINDPEFSGKVAETLLELLKQHSKKEA